The following proteins come from a genomic window of Eubalaena glacialis isolate mEubGla1 chromosome X, mEubGla1.1.hap2.+ XY, whole genome shotgun sequence:
- the LOC133082412 gene encoding ATP synthase subunit f, mitochondrial-like isoform X2 produces the protein MTSVVPLEEKKLLDVKLKELPSWIIMWGFIPKGIAGAFQREHEQPREYH, from the exons ATGACATCAGTTGTACCACTGGAGGAGAAGAAGCTCCTGGATGTCAAATTAAAGGAGCTGCCTAGCTGGATAATAATGTGGGGTTTCATCCCTAAAGGCATTGCTGGAGCGTTTCAAAGA GAACATGAGCAGCCACGTGAGTACCACTGA
- the LOC133082412 gene encoding ATP synthase subunit f, mitochondrial-like isoform X1: MTSVVPLEEKKLLDVKLKELPSWIIMWGFIPKGIAGAFQRGYYWYYNKYFNVKKGSIAGLSMVLAAYVIFNYCCSYKELEHEQPREYH, encoded by the coding sequence ATGACATCAGTTGTACCACTGGAGGAGAAGAAGCTCCTGGATGTCAAATTAAAGGAGCTGCCTAGCTGGATAATAATGTGGGGTTTCATCCCTAAAGGCATTGCTGGAGCGTTTCAAAGAGGTTATTACTGGTATTACAACAAGTATTTCAATGTGAAGAAAGGGAGCATCGCTGGGCTTTCTATGGTGCTGGCAGCTTATGTGATTTTCAACTACTGCTGTTCTTACAAGGAACTTGAACATGAGCAGCCACGTGAGTACCACTGA